The genomic region CGTTCCCCCGCCTGCTGGACGACCTGGTCTTCCTCGGCGAGCCGTCGGTCGCCGACATCTCCGGCGACGACGTGCCGGAGATCCTCGTCGGCAGCGGCGGCTACCTCGTCCACGCGATCGACGCCTCGGGAACCGAGCCGCTCCGCTGGCCGAAGTTCACGGGCGGCTGGATCATCGCGTCGCCCACCGTGAGCCAGCAGTTCGCGAAGGGCAGTCAGGTGGTCGCGGTCACGACGCGCGAGGGATACGTGTGGGTGTGGCGGAGCGCGGGGAACCCGAAGACGACGCCGCCGTGGCCGCGGTATCATCACGACGCGCGCAACAGCGGGGTGCTCGAGCGGTGAAGTCGAAGGGGCAACGGGCGGCGGTTGGTTCCGCCGTTGAACCGGTCCGACATTAGGCGGGTAAGGAAAGGATGGAACTCGCGCGGGTGGTGGACGACGTTGTGGAGGGTCTCGTCGCTCTCGATGGCTGCGGGATCGGGTTTAAACAGTTTCGACCCGGCGTGGGGCCGTATGGCGAGCCACAGCTCGTTGGCGCAGTCGCGAAACACCTCAATGGCCTACCGGCCTACGGCGGCTCGGCTCGGACGAAGCGAACACCAGATCTTCTGATCCCCGGACAGTGGGCGCTCGAGTTCAAAATCGCTCGACCCTTCGGGGACAATGGCAAGGAAGCCGAGAACTGGTCAGTGAACCTCCTCCACCCCTACCCGGGCAACGTCAGCGTCATCGGTGACTGCTTGAAGCTGCAGACGCTGAATGGGAACGAGCGCAAAGCGGTCGTCGTTGTCGCCTATGAGCATACACCGCCCGAGATAAGCTTGGCGCCACTGCTTGATGCCTTCGAGATCGTCGCCACGCGGATCGCGGGCATCCGTCTCGGACCACGGGTCCAGCGCATGCACTCCGGACTGTGTCACCCGGTGCATCAACAGCTTACCGTCGCAGCATGGGAAGTGTTGACCACCGTCTAGCCCCGGCGATGCAGCAGCCTGGCCTTCGCTGGCTGCTCACCATCTTCAGTCAGACGGGTCGAGGAGAGGTATACGATGGCCTCGATCACTGCTGCGGCCCCCCAGTTCCTCGTCGAGAAGCTGAGCGACGCGCTCACCTTCTACGAGCAGCGCCTCGGCTTCTCGCGTGACTTCGTCTACGGGGACTTCTACGCGAGCGTGTCCCGCGGTGGGGCCGTCATCCACCTGAAGTGCGCACCCAAGCTCGAGGCGGAGCGCGTCCATCGCCGATCGGAGACCATCTCGACGCGTACCTCGCCGTCTCCGGGGTCCGGGAGCTGCACGACGAGCTCGTCGGTCGCGGGGCGCCGATCACGAAGGCCCTCGAGCAGAGACCCTGGGGCGCGCGCGACTTCTACGTCGAGGATCCCGACGGCTACATCCTGTGCTTCTTGGAAGCCGTCACGTGACGACCTATCGCGGCTCCTGCCACTGCGGTCGCACCCGATTCGAGGTCGATCTCGACCTCGATCACGTCCGGTCGTGCGACTGCTCGATCTGTCGGCGGCGGGGAGCGCTCATCCATCGAGTGGAAGCCGATCGGCTCCGGCTGCTGACGCCCCTGGAAGACCTGACGCTCTACCAGTGGGGCACGCGCACGGCCGAAGACTACTTCTGTCCAACGTGCGGCATCCTGCCGTTTCGGCGACCGCGTCACCGCACGTCCAAGGAAATGGCCGGGGGTGTACCCGAGTTCTCCGGATGGAGTATCAACGTCCGGTGTCTGGACGGCGTCGACCTCGATGCCGTTCCGGTCAGGCGCGTCTTCGGGAGTAGACTCTGAGCGATGCGGGCGGATACGTCCTCGGGCATTCCGATCGCGAGATCGAGCGCCTGGCCGCGCAGGCGCGACTCATCGATCCCATCACGCGAGCCTTCTTCCAGGAGGCGGGGCTCGCCGGCGGCATGCGCGTGCTCGACGTAGGCAGCGGCGCGGGCGACGTCGCATTCCTGGCGGCGGAGCTGGTGGGCAGCGCCGGTGAGGTCGTCGGCGTGGACCGCTCTCCGGTCGCGCTCGCGTCGGCGCGAGAGCGCGCGGCAGCCCGGTCCCTTCGCAACGTGTCGTTCCACGAGGGCGACCCGACCGCGATGACGTTCGAGCGACCCTTCGATGCCGTCGTCGGCCGCTACGTCCTGCAGTTCCAGCAGGACCCTGCTGGAATGCTCCGGCGTCTCGCCGCCCATCTGCGGCCCGGCGGTACGATCGTCTTCCACGAGCTCGATTGGGACGGTGTCCGTTCAGCGCCGCCGGCACCGACGTACGACCGGTGCTGCCGTTGGATCGGCGAGGTGATTCGCGCGTCCGGCGCCGACAACAGCATGGGCGCCAAGCTCGGCTCGGTGTTCGTCGCCGCGGGGCTTCAGGTTCCAACCATGCGACTCCAGGCCGTGCTCGGGAGCGGCGTCAACTGCGCCGATGCCGTGCAGCTGGCGGCGAGCGTCGCGCGCACGCTCCTTCCGGCGATGGAGCAATTCGGGGTCGCGACCGCGGCGGAGGTCGGCGTCGACACGCTCGCCGAGCGAATGGTCGCCGAGGCCGTCGCGAACGGGAGCGCGATCATCGCGCGATCGGAGATCGGCGCGTGGTCCCGCGTGTGACGCTGGCGACCCGTTTGGTCCC from Candidatus Eisenbacteria bacterium harbors:
- a CDS encoding VOC family protein; protein product: MRTQARGGARPSPIGDHLDAYLAVSGVRELHDELVGRGAPITKALEQRPWGARDFYVEDPDGYILCFLEAVT
- a CDS encoding GFA family protein, with the translated sequence MTTYRGSCHCGRTRFEVDLDLDHVRSCDCSICRRRGALIHRVEADRLRLLTPLEDLTLYQWGTRTAEDYFCPTCGILPFRRPRHRTSKEMAGGVPEFSGWSINVRCLDGVDLDAVPVRRVFGSRL
- a CDS encoding methyltransferase domain-containing protein, with the translated sequence MAAQARLIDPITRAFFQEAGLAGGMRVLDVGSGAGDVAFLAAELVGSAGEVVGVDRSPVALASARERAAARSLRNVSFHEGDPTAMTFERPFDAVVGRYVLQFQQDPAGMLRRLAAHLRPGGTIVFHELDWDGVRSAPPAPTYDRCCRWIGEVIRASGADNSMGAKLGSVFVAAGLQVPTMRLQAVLGSGVNCADAVQLAASVARTLLPAMEQFGVATAAEVGVDTLAERMVAEAVANGSAIIARSEIGAWSRV